The following coding sequences lie in one Heliangelus exortis chromosome 8, bHelExo1.hap1, whole genome shotgun sequence genomic window:
- the LMO4 gene encoding LIM domain transcription factor LMO4 encodes MVNPGGSSQPPPVTAGSLSWKRCAGCGGKIADRFLLYAMDSYWHSRCLKCSCCQAQLGDIGTSCYTKSGMILCRNDYIRLFGNSGACSACGQSIPASELVMRAQGNVYHLKCFTCSTCRNRLVPGDRFHYINGSLFCEHDRPTALINGHLNSLQSNPLLPDQKVC; translated from the exons ATGGTGAACCCCGGCGGCAGCTCGCAGCCGCCCCCGGTGACGGCGGGCTCCCTCTCGTGGAAGAGGTGCGCTGGCTGCGGGGGGAAGATCGCCGACCGCTTCCTGCTCTACGCCATGGACAGCTACTGGCACAGCCGCTGCCTCaagtgctcctgctgccaggccCAGCTGGGGGACATCGGCACCTCCTGCTACACCAAGAGCGGAATGATCCTTTGCAGAAACGACTACATCAG GTTATTTGGAAATAGTGGTGCTTGCAGTGCCTGTGGACAGTCCATTCCTGCCAGTGAGCTGGTCATGAGGGCACAGGGCAACGTCTATCATCTTAAg tgttttacatGCTCTACCTGCCGGAATCGCCTGGTCCCCGGAGATCGGTTTCACTACATCAATGGCAGTTTATTTTGTGAACATGATAGACCTACAGCTCTCATCAATGGCCATTTGAATTCACTTCAGAGTAATCCACTACTGCCAGACCAGAAG gtCTGCTAA